From Rutidosis leptorrhynchoides isolate AG116_Rl617_1_P2 chromosome 3, CSIRO_AGI_Rlap_v1, whole genome shotgun sequence, a single genomic window includes:
- the LOC139899577 gene encoding protein NODULATION SIGNALING PATHWAY 2-like: MMQSELLIQTSWPLHSYFNSNLDHYESDQHEFLSQLNSNPENSTITHDCSLLDYDIRNQTVDGDDSQYIMALDDVRRWLCDVDQEIEEIQSNDTFESVLTEELNDVMDPESQSGLKILLNAYAEAMSMGQMELSRVIVRCISEKVIPIGPTIERIAFNLFRCTENQEEAYLKQESMRNFKTAFRTFYEVFPYGRFAHFTANLAIIEALPTHVESVHIIDFDLCEGSQWPVVIEAISQQGKSLTITSVKLDDHDSQFEHTKWQLCSYARNFGLNLKVQEMDMRKIREDMERSTFFGREFVVFNGMVSLPHMGRTRKTTQVMTFLDIAKAVLAKNEGIITFGDGEDCKEKIRNSSDFSSFFNKYMSHYRALYESTECSFLSYLKEARMAMETLFFAPFISSQSWFQKWDEGRENAVARMELGLKGRPMSEESLNEAKELVKEGESLYGVRIEGENGNEMVLEWNGTPLVKVSVWV, translated from the coding sequence ATGATGCAGTCTGAGCTTCTAATTCAAACTTCTTGGCCACTTCATTCTTATTTCAATTCAAATCTTGATCATTATGAGAGCGATCAACATGAGTTTCTTTCTCAACTCAACAGCAATCCTGAAAACTCGACGATTACTCACGATTGCTCGTTGTTGGATTACGATATTCGTAACCAAACAGTGGATGGAGATGATTCGCAGTACATCATGGCACTTGATGACGTCAGACGGTGGTTGTGTGATGTTGATCAAGAAATAGAAGAAATTCAATCAAATGACACTTTTGAAAGTGTACTAACCGAAGAATTAAATGATGTAATGGATCCTGAATCTCAATCGGGCCTCAAGATCCTGCTAAACGCCTATGCAGAAGCCATGTCAATGGGACAGATGGAGCTTTCGAGGGTGATTGTGAGATGCATAAGTGAAAAAGTAATCCCCATTGGTCCAACCATCGAACGCATAGCTTTTAACTTGTTTCGGTGTACGGAAAATCAAGAAGAAGCATATCTAAAACAAGAATCTATGAGAAACTtcaagactgcgttcagaactttTTACGAGGTTTTTCCATACGGACGGTTTGCACATTTCACAGCGAATTTAGCGATTATTGAAGCCCTTCCAACCCATGTGGAATCTGTACACATAATTGACTTTGACTTATGTGAAGGAAGTCAATGGCCTGTGGTGATAGAAGCAATTTCACAACAAGGAAAATCATTAACCATCACAAGTGTCAAACTTGATGATCATGATTCACAATTTGAGCACACAAAGTGGCAGCTTTGTAGCTATGCAAGAAATTTTGGTCTAAATTTGAAGGTACAAGAGATGGATATGCGCAAAATACGGGAAGATATGGAGAGAAGCACATTTTTCGGGAGAGAATTTGTAGTCTTTAACGGTATGGTTAGCTTACCACATATGGGAAGAACGAGAAAAACAACTCAAGTAATGACCTTTTTAGACATAGCAAAAGCGGTTTTAGCCAAAAATGAAGGGATCATAACATTTGGAGATGGAGAAGATTGTAAAGAAAAAATAAGAAATTCTTCGGATTTTTCTTCATTTTTTAACAAGTATATGTCACACTATCGAGCATTATACGAATCAACGGAATGTAGTTTTCTAAGTTACCTCAAAGAAGCAAGAATGGCAATGGAGACTCTATTCTTTGCGCCTTTCATATCGTCGCAATCTTGGTTCCAAAAGTGGGATGAAGGAAGAGAAAATGCGGTTGCCCGAATGGAGCTCGGATTAAAAGGACGGCCAATGAGTGAAGAAAGCTTGAATGAAGCAAAGGAATTGGTGAAGGAAGGTGAAAGTTTATATGGAGTTAGAATTGAAGGTGAGAATGGGAATGAAATGGTGTTGGAATGGAATGGAACTCCACTAGTTAAAGTTTCTGTTTGGGTGTAA